The stretch of DNA TCCGGCGCGTGATGCTGCGAACAACATCGTGTACAACAACGTCTATACGCCGGCAGGGGCAACCGCTCCGACGGTTCGCCAGACGACGTGCCAGACCGGATATTCGGCAACGCCGGGTGCGACTGGCGCGGCATGCGTCGGCGGCGAGGTCAACACGGTCGTACCGGGCACCGCGCCGTTCCAGGAAACCTTCCTCGGAAATTCGGCCAAGCCGCGCCTGTCCGTTGGTATCGGCGTGAATTGGAACTCGCCGTTCGGCCCGCTCCGTATCGATCTCGCCAAGGCCCTGCTCACGCAGAAGGGCGACGACCCCAAGCTTATTACTTTCAACGTAGGGACACAGTTCTGATGACGACGTTCAAGACGCTTCTCCTCGCCGCGGCGCTCGTCGCGCCTGCCGCCATGACCGCGACCGCTGCCGATGCACAGGTTTCGGGCATCGCCGTTGCCGACGCGCAGGGTGCGATCGCCAACTCGAAGGCCTGGACCGCAGCCCGCGCCCAGATCGAGACGACCTACAAGGCACAGCTCGACCAGGCCGAGACCCGTCGTCAGGCCGTAGCTCGCGAATTGCAGCCGCTGGTCACCGCGTTCCAGACCGCACAGCGTGCGCCCGGCGCGACCGAAGCGACGCTCCGCCCACAGGCTCAGGCGATCCAGACGCGTGAGAACGCGGCGAACCAGGAACTCGCTCGCCTGACGCAGCCTGCCCAGCGCGCGCAGCAATACGCGATCGAGCAGATCCAGGCGAAGCTCAGCGACGCCGTGACGGCTGCCGTTCGTGCCAAGAACGTCAGCCTGTTACTGCGTCCTGAGGCCGCGCTGTTCGCACAGCCGACCGCCGACATCACCGCCGCGATCACGACCGAGCTCGATCGTCTCGTGCCGACCGTCAGCACGGCCGTGCCGGCGAACTGGCAGCCGAACCAGCAGGGTGGCCAGCAGCAGCAGGGCGCTGCTCCTGCAGCAGCGGGTCGCGCACCTGCCGCAACGCGCACGCCGCAGGGTCGTTAAGGTCGGCCTGTGACCGAGTCGGTGACTGAAACTGCCGAGACCGGCCCTGCCGAGACGGGTCCGGCTAAAACCGGTCTGGGCCCGCTCGATATCGGGCGCGTCATGGCCGCGTTGCCGCATCGCTACCCGTTGCTGCTGGTCGATCGTGTCGAGGATCTGATCCTCGACACCTCGATCACCGCGATCAAGGCGGTGTCGATGAACGAGCAGTTCTTCCAGGGGCATTTCCCTGGACGCCCGATCATGCCAGGCGTGCTGATCGTCGAGGCGATGGCGCAGGCGGCGGGGATCCTCGCCGTCGAGTCGCTTGGGCTCGCCGGGTCGGGCAAGCTCGTCTATTTCATGGCGATCGACGGTGCAAAGTTCCGCAAGCCGGTCGAGCCCGGCGTGTTGCTCAAGCTCGAAGTCACGTTCGTCCAGAAGCGTAGCTCGGTATGCAAGTTCGCCGGCCGCGCTATGGTCGATGGCCAATTGGTGGCCGAGGCGAACTTTACGGCGATGATCGCCGACCCGCCGAAAGCCTGACGCGAGCGTCAGGGCACGCATTCTTGTAAATTCGGGCGCGTCCGTGTACGGGCGCGCCTTCCTTTTCAGGCTGGTCGGAACCAGCCACCTACCGGAGAAGTCCCATGAAGCCCGATACGCACCCCGATTATCACATGATCACCGTCCAGATGACGGATGGCAGCAAGTACCAGACCCGTACCACTTGGGGTAAGGCAGGCGATGTGATGACGCTCGAGATCGATCCGCTCGCGCATCCGGCATGGACCGGCGGCCGTGGCACGATGCTCGACACCGGCGGCCAGGTCGCGCGCTTCAACAAGCGTTTCGGTGGCGGTCTCACGCTCCGCAAGTAACGTCATTCCGGCTGATGGCCGGATGGCTGCGATACAGAACCGGCGCACGCTGACCAGCGTGCGCCGGTTTTTGTATTTCTGGTTCGGCGCGGAGAAGCTGGAGTGCCGGGTGAGGTGCTACCGCACCATACCGCCTCGGCCCCGCTCAGCTCTTGGCGGGTGACTTTCCGAAAACTGACCTGAAACTGTAAAAAACCGTTTGACGGTTCTGTTAGGTGGTCTTAGAGGGG from Sphingomonas faeni encodes:
- a CDS encoding OmpH family outer membrane protein, yielding MTTFKTLLLAAALVAPAAMTATAADAQVSGIAVADAQGAIANSKAWTAARAQIETTYKAQLDQAETRRQAVARELQPLVTAFQTAQRAPGATEATLRPQAQAIQTRENAANQELARLTQPAQRAQQYAIEQIQAKLSDAVTAAVRAKNVSLLLRPEAALFAQPTADITAAITTELDRLVPTVSTAVPANWQPNQQGGQQQQGAAPAAAGRAPAATRTPQGR
- the fabZ gene encoding 3-hydroxyacyl-ACP dehydratase FabZ; the encoded protein is MGPLDIGRVMAALPHRYPLLLVDRVEDLILDTSITAIKAVSMNEQFFQGHFPGRPIMPGVLIVEAMAQAAGILAVESLGLAGSGKLVYFMAIDGAKFRKPVEPGVLLKLEVTFVQKRSSVCKFAGRAMVDGQLVAEANFTAMIADPPKA
- the rpmE gene encoding 50S ribosomal protein L31; the protein is MKPDTHPDYHMITVQMTDGSKYQTRTTWGKAGDVMTLEIDPLAHPAWTGGRGTMLDTGGQVARFNKRFGGGLTLRK